The Candidatus Mancarchaeum acidiphilum sequence TGCAGAGGTGCAGGAGGGATTCGATGGAAAAAGATATGAAAGATAAAATAGCCACCTTATTGGAAGAAAATAAGGGGAAGAGAAAATTCACACAAAGTGTCGAAGCGGCGGTAAATTTCAGGAATGTTGATTTCACAAAGAATGTGAACAGGCTTAACATAGAGATAAAGCTGCGCAACGGCACAGGCAAAGTGAATAAGGTAGCGGTATTCGCCGATGATCCTTCTATAGCTGACAAGGCAAAGGAATTGGGTGCCACAATAATAAGCAAGTCAGAACTTACATCTGTTGCTGGAGATAAATCCAGAATGAATGAGCTGCTAAGTTACAACCTTCTTGCACAGCCAAATCTGATGCCTGATATAGCAAAGGCTTTAGGTCAGTTCTTAGGGCCTAAGAACAAAATGCCAAGGCCTCTTATAGGACTTGATGTGGCAGAAGTTATAAAAGGTTCTGGAAACTCGATTTTCATAAGATCTAAAGGCAAGTACTTACCAACGATTAACTGCTTGATAGGAAATGAAAAAATGAGTGCGGACCAGATAGCGGAGAATGTGGATTCTGTTGTAGATGCACTGGCAAAGAAAGTAGGGAAGCAGAACATAAAATCCATATATGTAAAACTTACCATGAGCAAGCCAGTAAGGCTGCTTTGAGGTGTTCATCATGTTAACTAAGCAGGATAAAGAGAAATTTGTAAAAGAAGGAGTAGAAAAAATAAAAAAATACAAGGTGGTCGGAGTATTGCCTTTGAACAGCATACCGGACAGCTTGCTGCAGTCATCAAGAAATAAACTTAGGTCAGATATAAACTTCATAATAGGCAAAAAGAGCCTGCTAACCATGATACTTGAAAGTTCAGAGGAAACAAAGAAGCTTGAATCTGAATTGAAGGGAACATCTGCAATAATATTAAGCAATGAGAACCCGTTTGAGCTTTATAAGAGATTCTCGGCAAACTCAATGAAATTGGCGGCAAAGCCAAACCAGAAAGCAATAGATGACATTAATATAGCTGAAGGTGAAACATCGCTTCAGCCAGGTCAGGGTGTCACGGAGCTTAAAAGTGCTGGCATTGATGTAAAGATAGACAAAGGAAAGGTAGTTATATCAAAGAGCAAAGTGCTTGTCAAAAAAGGGGATACCATAAGCAATTTGGTTGCGAAGGCATTGCATACGCTCGATATGAAGCCATTTACAGCAACCCTTGTCCCGTCTGCAATAATGTATG is a genomic window containing:
- the rpl1P gene encoding 50S ribosomal protein L1 (in Escherichia coli and Methanococcus, this protein autoregulates expression; the binding site in the mRNA mimics the binding site in the 23S rRNA), which codes for MEKDMKDKIATLLEENKGKRKFTQSVEAAVNFRNVDFTKNVNRLNIEIKLRNGTGKVNKVAVFADDPSIADKAKELGATIISKSELTSVAGDKSRMNELLSYNLLAQPNLMPDIAKALGQFLGPKNKMPRPLIGLDVAEVIKGSGNSIFIRSKGKYLPTINCLIGNEKMSADQIAENVDSVVDALAKKVGKQNIKSIYVKLTMSKPVRLL
- the rplJ gene encoding 50S ribosomal protein L10, whose product is MLTKQDKEKFVKEGVEKIKKYKVVGVLPLNSIPDSLLQSSRNKLRSDINFIIGKKSLLTMILESSEETKKLESELKGTSAIILSNENPFELYKRFSANSMKLAAKPNQKAIDDINIAEGETSLQPGQGVTELKSAGIDVKIDKGKVVISKSKVLVKKGDTISNLVAKALHTLDMKPFTATLVPSAIMYEHLKFGREALSITSDSLKIDIAHAFSAAYNLSLDAGFINLYTIKPMISKAYTEAMALGINAKIYDTGITEKLLEIAAAEAKSLNEKVGE